From Pseudothermotoga thermarum DSM 5069, a single genomic window includes:
- a CDS encoding tetratricopeptide repeat protein has protein sequence MKFGFALAFVLLSIVVFAQPIFQISDHEKAEELFVEFRKVRDAEGMRQLIDFLENLDGLFEDPKLLTLLADALVEYGDWGAEEKEKERIFERARKYAEKAIALDPENGRAYYVAGAAIGRLAQYRGIIVSLFMLGDFDKYMNKAVELLDDPLYKSFALIALGMRYRDVPWPLNDYKESEKKFFEALKYTPNFPNIYLELGFLYLKTKQTQKAIEMFEKVISSEPHPLLLAIHEEAIKTAKEELEKLK, from the coding sequence ATGAAATTCGGATTTGCTTTGGCTTTTGTTTTGCTTTCAATAGTTGTTTTCGCTCAACCTATTTTTCAAATTTCAGACCACGAAAAAGCTGAAGAACTTTTTGTTGAGTTTAGAAAAGTTCGAGATGCAGAAGGAATGAGGCAACTTATCGACTTTTTGGAAAATCTTGATGGACTTTTTGAGGATCCAAAGCTTTTGACTCTTTTAGCCGACGCTCTTGTTGAGTATGGAGATTGGGGAGCAGAGGAAAAGGAAAAAGAAAGGATTTTTGAAAGGGCAAGAAAGTACGCTGAAAAGGCCATAGCGTTAGACCCGGAGAATGGAAGGGCTTACTATGTAGCTGGCGCGGCAATTGGAAGGCTTGCTCAGTACAGGGGAATCATCGTCAGCTTGTTCATGCTTGGAGATTTTGACAAGTACATGAACAAGGCGGTAGAACTTTTGGACGATCCACTTTATAAATCTTTCGCACTTATAGCTTTGGGAATGCGTTATAGAGACGTTCCCTGGCCTTTGAACGATTACAAAGAATCCGAAAAGAAGTTTTTCGAAGCTCTTAAGTACACGCCGAACTTTCCAAACATCTATCTTGAACTTGGATTTTTGTATTTGAAAACAAAGCAAACCCAAAAAGCGATTGAAATGTTTGAAAAGGTTATAAGCAGCGAGCCTCATCCTCTTCTTTTGGCAATTCATGAAGAAGCAATTAAAACTGCGAAGGAAGAGCTTGAAAAGTTAAAATAA
- a CDS encoding DDE-type integrase/transposase/recombinase, which yields MKVTTTNITEYLYQIIPNLFQRQRVPHEAKVSALVLYFYGLALRKAAAIIGVSHEALRKWWARMKEEIFAEKIEGNAVVAVDEMKVNINGYCWYVWIAFEVKRKKVIYALVSKTREKDKASLVMKMVKKRVTGKLRIITDKGPWYWEASEENMGYWEHEHERFGERSLVESVIGITRYRLRRFNRNKLWYKRRDEDIVKWLFPFLLLVQFSFLS from the coding sequence ATGAAAGTTACAACAACAAATATCACCGAGTACCTATACCAAATTATACCAAACCTTTTTCAAAGACAAAGAGTTCCACATGAGGCGAAAGTATCTGCATTGGTTTTGTACTTTTATGGACTTGCATTAAGGAAGGCAGCAGCCATAATTGGAGTCAGTCATGAAGCCTTGAGGAAATGGTGGGCAAGAATGAAAGAAGAGATATTTGCTGAGAAGATAGAAGGCAATGCAGTAGTAGCTGTAGACGAGATGAAGGTGAACATAAACGGTTACTGCTGGTATGTATGGATAGCGTTTGAGGTTAAGAGGAAGAAAGTGATCTATGCGTTGGTCAGCAAAACGCGAGAGAAGGACAAAGCGAGCTTGGTGATGAAGATGGTGAAGAAGAGAGTGACAGGTAAGTTGAGGATAATAACGGACAAAGGGCCATGGTACTGGGAAGCGAGCGAAGAGAATATGGGATATTGGGAACACGAGCATGAGAGGTTTGGGGAGAGGAGTCTTGTTGAGAGCGTGATAGGGATAACGAGGTACAGGCTGAGGCGTTTCAACAGGAACAAGTTATGGTACAAGAGGAGGGATGAGGACATAGTGAAGTGGCTATTTCCATTTCTTCTATTAGTGCAGTTTTCCTTCTTAAGTTGA
- a CDS encoding D-alanine--D-alanine ligase family protein, producing MIKVAVVFDMVNLDEERKRMIDAVASALSKKFEVEKLPFDDDFVKKVKKFDAVFNLSTAYKQIHVPAILDVLNIPYTGSDALAHALCIDKVITKTILVQNNVPTPEFVAVEVGQLPPQIDFYPAIVKPSRQGSAKGIHADSVVHNYDELCRIVKRVHEQFNEPALVEKFIEGKELSVGIVAGEVLPILEIDFSELGEGLERFYSYRVKHYYGDKTKYYCPARIDETVRKKIEFYAKRAFEALRLKNYARMDLRLKDDEIYFLEVNSLPMLTPGYSDIIKMAEATGYSYDELILKIFEDGVMKCFGT from the coding sequence ATGATCAAGGTCGCAGTTGTTTTTGACATGGTTAACCTTGATGAAGAAAGAAAAAGAATGATTGACGCAGTTGCAAGTGCTTTGAGTAAAAAATTCGAGGTGGAAAAACTCCCGTTTGACGATGATTTTGTCAAAAAGGTCAAAAAATTCGACGCGGTTTTCAATTTGTCAACCGCGTACAAACAAATTCATGTTCCTGCGATTTTAGACGTTTTGAACATACCATACACTGGTTCAGATGCGCTGGCTCATGCCCTTTGCATAGATAAGGTTATAACAAAGACGATCCTTGTTCAAAACAACGTTCCAACCCCAGAGTTTGTCGCCGTTGAGGTGGGACAGCTTCCACCGCAGATCGATTTTTACCCAGCCATAGTCAAACCTTCGAGGCAGGGAAGCGCAAAGGGAATCCATGCAGATTCGGTTGTTCACAACTACGACGAGCTTTGTAGAATTGTCAAAAGGGTTCACGAACAGTTCAACGAACCTGCTTTGGTTGAAAAGTTCATAGAAGGAAAGGAATTGAGCGTTGGCATCGTTGCTGGTGAAGTCCTTCCAATACTCGAGATAGATTTTTCAGAACTTGGAGAAGGTTTGGAAAGGTTTTATTCCTACAGGGTTAAACACTACTACGGGGATAAAACAAAATATTACTGCCCAGCAAGGATCGATGAAACTGTTAGGAAAAAGATAGAGTTTTACGCCAAAAGAGCTTTTGAAGCTTTGAGACTCAAAAACTACGCGAGGATGGATTTAAGACTCAAGGATGACGAGATTTACTTTCTTGAGGTCAACTCTTTGCCAATGCTCACACCAGGTTATTCTGACATTATCAAAATGGCCGAAGCAACTGGCTACAGCTACGATGAGCTTATACTCAAAATATTCGAAGACGGTGTGATGAAATGCTTTGGTACTTGA
- a CDS encoding carbohydrate ABC transporter permease, producing the protein MRITKSKDRILAILFILPSIALVAIFVYMFIGWTGFVSLVNWRDIHPDFTFVGLANYKRLFQHFRFIVSMKNTAIFTALFLSSSIVIGLLLAILLDRKVRFEWVFRTIYLFPMSISFVVTGVVWRWILNPGPGIESVGLNYLLEKIGLGFLKSGWYTDPRIGIKAVVIAATWQMSGYVMAMYLAGIRGIPTELYEAAQLDGATTFQVYRYVVLPLLKPITLGAIIVLGHISLKIFDLVFAMTGSGIGFSCDVPALFMYDTTFRGNYFSQGAAIAIVLLAFVAALIIPYLIYGMKTEVQR; encoded by the coding sequence ATGAGAATTACAAAAAGTAAGGATAGAATTTTAGCCATTTTATTTATACTTCCATCCATAGCTTTGGTTGCCATATTTGTATACATGTTTATAGGTTGGACAGGATTTGTTTCGTTAGTGAACTGGAGAGATATTCATCCGGATTTTACTTTCGTTGGACTTGCAAATTACAAAAGACTGTTTCAACACTTTCGGTTTATCGTATCGATGAAAAACACAGCTATTTTTACGGCACTCTTTTTGTCTTCAAGCATAGTTATAGGTTTATTGCTAGCCATTTTGCTTGACAGAAAAGTTCGATTTGAATGGGTTTTTCGAACTATTTATCTTTTTCCCATGTCGATATCCTTTGTTGTAACAGGGGTTGTTTGGAGATGGATATTAAACCCAGGGCCAGGAATTGAAAGCGTTGGGTTGAATTACCTTCTTGAAAAAATTGGACTTGGATTTTTGAAAAGTGGTTGGTACACAGACCCAAGGATTGGAATAAAAGCAGTTGTCATAGCTGCAACTTGGCAGATGTCTGGTTATGTGATGGCAATGTATTTAGCTGGAATAAGGGGAATACCCACGGAACTTTATGAAGCAGCGCAATTGGATGGAGCCACTACTTTTCAAGTCTATAGGTACGTGGTTTTACCTTTGTTAAAACCCATAACCCTTGGGGCAATAATCGTTCTTGGACATATATCTTTAAAAATTTTTGATTTGGTTTTTGCTATGACTGGTAGTGGAATAGGATTTTCATGCGATGTACCAGCTTTGTTCATGTACGATACAACCTTTAGGGGAAATTATTTCTCACAAGGTGCGGCAATAGCCATTGTTCTGCTTGCATTTGTAGCGGCTTTGATTATTCCATACCTAATCTATGGAATGAAAACGGAGGTTCAAAGATGA
- a CDS encoding phospho-sugar mutase has protein sequence MILFGTGGIRGIMKPGEFDEKLVWTVSVGVSNYMKDNNLKSVVIAYDTRLNSEKFAEIAANAFSNCGIDVFLFAEPTPTPVLSFAVRYLKTDLGVVITASHNPPQYNGYKVYSSNGVQAVPQITDVLAEYVKNAPEKGCTSSKKGKITKPDQTILEKFVEKCFETLVQEFGEKAVDLSGLKIAYTPLHGTGAKPVPALLKKLECEVFTVEKQMIQDGGFPTVQTPNPEEPVALWLLEKTCLENNINLGIATDPDCDRVGVVYKGQRLTGNEVGVLLTALRFEKTAYQIPDSSYIVKTIVTTDMVRPMCLERKVELVETPTGFKFIGDYIEKHPEKKFLFGFEESCGYLLGDHARDKDGVIASALIAIAFKHYDFLEKLEELRSKYGYYIEELLNYSLKDVQEALKLYEKLKNIDNFPQLIRIIDYSKGYENVLPNETIRLDFTFGKLFIRPSGTEPKLKVYAMAVAENKQQALKNIEKLKETAETLIRQTT, from the coding sequence ATGATCCTCTTTGGAACCGGCGGGATTCGCGGAATAATGAAACCAGGCGAATTCGATGAAAAACTGGTTTGGACTGTCAGCGTTGGTGTAAGCAATTACATGAAGGACAACAACCTTAAATCTGTCGTCATAGCCTACGACACCAGGTTGAACTCGGAAAAATTTGCCGAAATCGCAGCCAACGCATTTTCAAACTGCGGTATAGATGTTTTTCTTTTTGCAGAACCGACTCCGACCCCTGTGCTTTCTTTTGCGGTAAGGTATCTAAAGACAGACCTTGGCGTTGTCATAACAGCCAGCCACAACCCACCGCAGTACAACGGCTACAAAGTATATTCCTCAAACGGTGTACAGGCTGTCCCCCAGATCACGGATGTACTTGCAGAATACGTCAAAAACGCTCCTGAAAAAGGTTGTACTAGCAGCAAAAAGGGAAAAATTACAAAGCCTGATCAGACGATTTTGGAAAAATTCGTCGAAAAATGCTTTGAAACACTTGTTCAAGAATTTGGGGAGAAAGCAGTCGATCTTTCTGGTTTGAAAATAGCCTACACCCCACTTCACGGAACTGGGGCAAAACCTGTGCCAGCGCTTTTGAAAAAGCTTGAATGTGAAGTTTTTACAGTTGAAAAGCAAATGATTCAGGATGGCGGCTTTCCAACTGTGCAAACACCAAATCCCGAAGAACCTGTTGCTTTGTGGTTGCTTGAAAAAACTTGTTTGGAAAACAACATAAACTTGGGAATAGCAACCGATCCAGACTGCGACAGAGTCGGGGTTGTTTACAAAGGTCAAAGGCTCACTGGAAACGAAGTTGGAGTTCTTTTGACTGCCCTTAGGTTTGAAAAAACGGCTTATCAAATTCCGGATAGTTCTTACATTGTGAAAACCATAGTCACAACCGACATGGTTAGACCAATGTGCCTTGAAAGGAAAGTCGAACTTGTTGAAACTCCAACTGGATTTAAATTCATAGGAGACTACATAGAAAAACATCCTGAAAAGAAATTCTTGTTTGGGTTTGAGGAAAGCTGTGGATATCTGCTAGGAGACCATGCCAGGGACAAAGATGGAGTCATCGCTTCTGCGCTGATAGCCATCGCTTTCAAACACTACGACTTTTTGGAAAAGCTTGAAGAGCTTCGCTCGAAATACGGTTATTACATCGAAGAACTTTTGAACTATTCTTTGAAAGATGTTCAAGAGGCTTTGAAACTGTATGAAAAGCTAAAAAACATAGACAATTTCCCCCAACTTATAAGGATCATCGATTATTCCAAAGGATATGAAAACGTTCTTCCAAACGAAACGATCAGACTCGACTTTACCTTTGGAAAACTCTTCATTCGACCGTCTGGAACAGAACCAAAACTCAAAGTCTACGCCATGGCCGTTGCAGAGAATAAACAACAGGCGTTGAAAAATATCGAAAAACTCAAAGAAACCGCTGAAACGTTGATAAGGCAAACCACTTGA
- a CDS encoding NAD/NADP-dependent octopine/nopaline dehydrogenase family protein: MKICVIGAGNGGQALAAFLALRGHDVALYNRSEWRIAPIIKTRKIKVEGEINATAQISFATTDIAEAMKDRELIMVVLPANAHREIATKMAPHLKDGQVVVLNPGRTAGALEFYNVLKELNVKKDITIAEAQTFIFASRMSNPGVVRIFRIKNAVPVAALPSTKNPQLERTLIKVMPEFEIVESTLYTSFNNIGAVFHPATIILNAGWVETTFGKFEFYFEGISKSVAKVLEAIDFERCEIARKFGIEPMTAVQWLAYAYDVRGSDLYEAIHKNEGYRGIQAPTSLDNRYITEDVPTSLVPLSAFGKLVNVPTPTIDSIIQIASVIMGVDYFKEGRNFERLHLEGKTVEQVKRIMERGEE; encoded by the coding sequence ATGAAAATTTGCGTAATTGGCGCTGGAAATGGCGGGCAGGCTTTGGCTGCTTTTCTTGCTTTAAGAGGTCACGATGTGGCTTTGTACAACAGAAGCGAATGGAGAATTGCTCCAATAATAAAAACAAGGAAAATAAAAGTTGAAGGCGAAATCAACGCAACTGCACAGATTTCCTTTGCTACGACGGATATTGCAGAAGCCATGAAAGATAGAGAACTGATAATGGTTGTTTTACCCGCAAACGCTCACAGGGAAATTGCCACAAAGATGGCTCCGCATCTAAAGGATGGACAGGTTGTTGTTTTAAATCCAGGAAGAACAGCTGGCGCTTTAGAATTTTACAACGTTTTAAAGGAATTAAACGTTAAAAAGGATATCACTATAGCCGAAGCTCAGACTTTCATATTCGCTTCGCGCATGTCGAACCCAGGCGTTGTCAGGATATTTCGCATCAAAAACGCTGTTCCAGTGGCTGCGTTGCCTTCGACTAAGAACCCTCAGCTTGAGAGGACTTTGATAAAGGTTATGCCTGAGTTTGAAATAGTCGAAAGCACTCTTTACACGAGTTTCAACAACATAGGTGCTGTTTTCCACCCCGCAACGATAATTTTAAACGCGGGATGGGTTGAGACGACTTTTGGAAAGTTTGAATTTTACTTTGAAGGTATCAGCAAATCTGTTGCAAAAGTGCTTGAAGCTATCGATTTTGAAAGATGTGAAATCGCAAGAAAATTTGGAATAGAGCCGATGACAGCAGTTCAATGGCTTGCTTACGCTTACGATGTCAGAGGCTCAGATCTTTACGAGGCAATACACAAAAACGAAGGATACCGAGGAATACAGGCTCCGACAAGTCTTGATAATCGATACATAACCGAGGACGTTCCAACGAGTTTGGTCCCGCTTTCTGCCTTTGGAAAGCTTGTAAACGTCCCAACTCCAACGATAGATTCCATAATTCAAATTGCCTCCGTGATAATGGGGGTAGACTATTTCAAAGAGGGTAGAAACTTTGAAAGACTACACCTTGAAGGTAAAACTGTTGAGCAAGTTAAACGCATCATGGAAAGAGGTGAAGAATGA
- a CDS encoding carbohydrate ABC transporter permease, whose product MSWKRILLYVVLILFAIYYLMPVYVLLVTSMKDFKEVSLRGMWNPPKSISFQSFVQAWKGDPRRGLRGLSQNFMNSVYLVVPATLISAFLGSMNGYVLTKWKFKGADVVFPILLFGMFIPYQSILIPLVQFLQKTRLYGSIPGLILVHCVYGIPITTLIFRNYYSTIPTSIIEASKIDGAGFLRIYTNIVLPVSMPAFAVVMIWQFTSIWNDFLFGLVVTPNPAVQPITVALNNLAGSYFVEWNIQMAGALITALPTLLVYIFLGRFFMRGLLAGSLAGT is encoded by the coding sequence ATGAGCTGGAAAAGAATTCTGCTTTATGTTGTCCTTATACTTTTTGCAATCTACTATTTGATGCCGGTGTACGTCCTATTGGTCACAAGCATGAAGGATTTTAAGGAAGTAAGTCTTAGGGGAATGTGGAATCCCCCAAAATCGATCAGTTTTCAAAGCTTTGTTCAAGCGTGGAAGGGTGATCCACGAAGAGGTCTAAGAGGACTTTCTCAAAATTTCATGAACAGTGTTTATCTAGTTGTTCCAGCTACTTTGATTTCAGCTTTCCTAGGTTCAATGAACGGTTACGTTTTGACAAAATGGAAGTTCAAAGGAGCCGATGTTGTATTTCCAATTTTGCTGTTTGGAATGTTCATACCATATCAAAGCATATTGATACCGCTTGTTCAGTTTTTGCAAAAAACCAGATTGTACGGATCGATACCAGGGCTAATACTCGTTCACTGCGTTTATGGGATACCAATAACAACTCTCATATTCAGAAATTATTATTCGACGATTCCAACATCCATAATCGAAGCATCTAAAATAGACGGTGCAGGATTTTTGAGAATATACACAAACATCGTTCTTCCCGTTTCGATGCCAGCTTTTGCCGTGGTGATGATTTGGCAATTCACCTCGATATGGAACGATTTTCTGTTTGGACTTGTGGTGACACCAAATCCCGCCGTTCAACCAATAACCGTTGCGCTGAACAACCTTGCCGGAAGTTATTTTGTCGAATGGAACATCCAAATGGCAGGAGCTTTGATCACAGCCTTGCCAACGTTGCTTGTCTACATATTCCTTGGAAGATTCTTCATGAGAGGACTTTTGGCGGGAAGTTTAGCTGGAACTTAG
- a CDS encoding DUF2922 domain-containing protein, whose product MKRLLLDFVNTLDGKRRRIVIPEPKEGLTAEYVSQVMDRLIEQKALPEGYVKDRAAIVETTTDEFFNLL is encoded by the coding sequence ATGAAAAGACTTTTGCTTGACTTTGTAAACACTTTGGATGGGAAAAGAAGGAGGATAGTGATACCTGAGCCGAAGGAAGGTTTGACGGCAGAGTATGTGAGTCAGGTTATGGACCGGCTTATAGAACAAAAGGCCTTACCGGAAGGGTATGTGAAAGACAGGGCTGCGATAGTGGAAACGACGACGGATGAATTTTTCAATCTTCTTTAA
- a CDS encoding ABC transporter substrate-binding protein, with protein MVKRLLVVLLALVVTLAVASKLEVFSWWTAGGEAEGLQELFNIYSKLYPGVEIINATVAGGAGAQAKAVLKTRMLGGDPPDTFQVHAGRELIDTWVKTGFMEPLTELFISEGWTKVMPKGILDIISYNGEYWSVPVNIHRANVLWYNKTIFEKYGLKPPKTFDEFFDVAEKLKAKGIIPLAFGTKDGWEAAHVFETVLIGTLGAEGYRGLWTGKTKWSDPRVTQALEIFAKMLKYVNPDHAARTWDEACALIVEGKAAMNIMGDWAAGYFMAKGFEDFGWTLAPNNEGIFDALSDSFGLPKGAKNRENVIAFLKVLGSKEGQEAFNIKKGSIPARTDVNKDLFPAYQKSAMEDWLKHEIVPSVMHGAAAPESWVTEFKDVIALFVARPDVKTTQKALISIARLHGMPE; from the coding sequence ATGGTGAAGAGGCTTCTTGTGGTATTGCTGGCACTAGTTGTCACACTAGCCGTCGCTTCAAAACTCGAAGTTTTCAGTTGGTGGACAGCAGGAGGAGAAGCAGAAGGACTTCAGGAACTTTTCAACATTTACTCGAAACTGTACCCAGGTGTGGAAATCATCAACGCAACGGTTGCTGGTGGAGCGGGGGCACAAGCAAAAGCTGTTTTGAAAACAAGAATGCTTGGTGGAGATCCTCCCGATACTTTCCAAGTCCATGCTGGACGTGAGTTGATCGACACATGGGTTAAAACCGGCTTCATGGAACCGTTGACAGAACTTTTCATCAGCGAAGGCTGGACAAAAGTTATGCCAAAAGGAATTCTTGATATCATCAGTTACAACGGCGAGTATTGGTCTGTCCCAGTCAACATCCACAGGGCAAATGTTCTTTGGTACAACAAAACCATCTTTGAAAAGTACGGGTTGAAACCCCCAAAGACCTTCGATGAATTCTTCGATGTTGCTGAAAAACTCAAAGCCAAGGGAATAATACCTCTTGCTTTTGGAACAAAAGACGGTTGGGAAGCAGCACACGTTTTTGAAACAGTTCTCATAGGAACACTTGGCGCAGAGGGTTACAGAGGACTTTGGACCGGTAAAACAAAATGGTCAGACCCAAGGGTTACACAAGCGCTTGAAATCTTTGCAAAAATGTTGAAGTACGTGAACCCAGATCATGCTGCTAGAACTTGGGATGAAGCTTGTGCACTCATCGTGGAAGGAAAGGCTGCCATGAACATAATGGGGGACTGGGCTGCAGGTTATTTCATGGCAAAAGGCTTTGAAGATTTCGGTTGGACACTTGCACCAAACAACGAAGGCATATTCGATGCACTTTCAGACAGCTTTGGTTTGCCTAAAGGCGCAAAGAACAGAGAGAATGTCATAGCGTTCTTGAAAGTTCTAGGTTCAAAGGAAGGACAGGAAGCGTTCAACATCAAGAAAGGTTCTATTCCAGCAAGAACAGATGTTAACAAAGACTTGTTCCCAGCATATCAAAAATCGGCCATGGAAGATTGGTTGAAGCATGAAATTGTTCCAAGCGTCATGCACGGAGCAGCTGCACCTGAAAGTTGGGTCACGGAATTCAAAGATGTCATAGCGCTGTTTGTTGCAAGGCCGGATGTTAAAACAACCCAAAAAGCTTTGATCAGCATAGCAAGGTTGCACGGCATGCCAGAGTAA
- a CDS encoding PatB family C-S lyase, producing the protein MVDRRKTSSVKWDMILKLHGEDVLPLWIADMDFESCPALVEALKKRAEHGIFGYTFKDEDYYKTIMDWYLKRYGVKIKREWIVDGPGVIPMLALLLNALTEPGDKVMIQPPVYPPFFRLIASNGRIIVENRLKKDGMYYTMDFEDLESKIDEKTKMLILCNPHNPVGRVWKKEELERLVEIVRKHNLVLVSDEIHGDIVYTGHKFVSILNFGYDKAIVLNSAGKTFNVPGLTNSYGIIKDEHLRNIYNVWLARFELTNVNIFGMEALKVAYSECERWVDELLQILEKNRNFAVDFIKKQMPLLDCTTPEGTFLLWIDCGKTKLENPQKFFLEKARVYLNDGSAFGDPLCVRLNFATSFEILSEALKRMKKAYDEQMEFLVLRSDSKEFEKCLKIREEVFVKEQGIDKSLEVDGKDQEALHYLLKHFSIPVATARSRKIEEDTYKIERVAVLKEYRKLGYGKTIMNKIEEYLMQKGAKKFVLNSQLWIAGFYERLGYEKVGEIFEEAGIPHVRMQKMV; encoded by the coding sequence ATGGTGGATAGAAGAAAAACCTCTTCGGTGAAATGGGATATGATATTGAAACTCCACGGTGAGGACGTTCTGCCTTTGTGGATTGCGGACATGGACTTTGAAAGCTGTCCGGCGCTGGTTGAAGCGCTCAAGAAGAGGGCGGAACATGGTATTTTCGGCTACACTTTCAAAGATGAAGATTATTACAAAACGATAATGGATTGGTATCTGAAAAGATATGGTGTAAAGATTAAAAGAGAATGGATTGTGGATGGACCGGGTGTTATACCGATGCTCGCACTGCTTTTAAACGCTTTGACTGAACCTGGCGATAAAGTGATGATCCAACCGCCGGTTTATCCACCTTTTTTCCGTTTGATCGCCTCAAACGGAAGGATAATCGTTGAAAACAGGTTGAAAAAAGATGGAATGTACTATACGATGGATTTTGAAGATTTGGAAAGCAAAATAGATGAGAAAACCAAGATGTTGATTCTTTGTAATCCACACAACCCAGTTGGAAGAGTTTGGAAAAAAGAAGAACTCGAAAGGTTGGTCGAGATAGTCAGAAAACACAACCTTGTTCTTGTGAGCGATGAAATTCATGGTGACATCGTTTATACAGGGCATAAGTTTGTGAGTATTTTGAACTTCGGCTACGATAAAGCGATTGTCTTGAATTCAGCTGGAAAAACTTTCAACGTTCCAGGTTTGACAAATTCCTACGGTATAATAAAGGATGAACATTTGAGAAACATTTACAACGTTTGGCTAGCCAGGTTTGAATTGACAAACGTGAATATCTTTGGAATGGAGGCTTTGAAGGTCGCTTACAGTGAATGCGAACGCTGGGTGGACGAACTTCTTCAGATCCTTGAAAAAAACAGAAATTTCGCAGTTGATTTTATAAAAAAACAGATGCCACTTTTAGATTGCACCACTCCGGAAGGAACCTTCCTTTTGTGGATAGACTGCGGCAAGACAAAACTTGAGAATCCACAGAAATTCTTTTTGGAAAAGGCAAGGGTTTATTTGAACGATGGTAGTGCTTTTGGGGATCCTTTGTGTGTGAGACTTAACTTTGCAACTTCGTTTGAGATTTTGTCCGAAGCTTTAAAAAGGATGAAAAAAGCCTACGATGAGCAGATGGAATTTTTGGTTTTAAGAAGCGATTCAAAAGAGTTTGAGAAATGTCTGAAAATCCGTGAAGAAGTTTTCGTGAAAGAACAAGGAATAGACAAAAGCCTCGAGGTAGATGGAAAAGACCAAGAGGCTTTGCACTATCTTTTAAAGCACTTTTCAATACCTGTTGCAACAGCTAGAAGTCGCAAGATTGAGGAAGACACCTACAAGATCGAAAGAGTCGCCGTTTTAAAAGAATACAGAAAGCTTGGTTATGGAAAAACGATCATGAACAAGATCGAAGAATATCTGATGCAAAAAGGCGCAAAAAAGTTTGTTTTAAATTCTCAACTTTGGATTGCTGGTTTTTATGAAAGACTTGGCTATGAAAAGGTGGGGGAAATCTTTGAGGAAGCCGGTATACCACATGTGAGGATGCAAAAAATGGTTTAA